A single region of the Gemmata palustris genome encodes:
- a CDS encoding DUF1552 domain-containing protein yields the protein MKKSISRRTALKGLGTAIALPFLESLAVAAPAAKVTAGAPKRLAFIYVPNGVNMAAWTPAAEGKFQELTGILEPLNAYKEYVNVMSGLAVDKARANGDGPGDHARAMSAFLTGRQARKTHGADIRAGMSADQHVATVIGDKTRFPSLELGIERGQQAGNCDSGYSCAYSSNLSWRGESTPNAKECDPKAVFDRLFSGTDPKELAEARAKRELYNKSVLDFVMEDAKGLNATLGAGDQKKLDEYLSSVREVEQQIQKAREASKAPVPKPNMAAPTGIPKELQDHMRLMADLMVLAFQTDLTRVATLPFANEGSNKPYKMIDVPEGHHDLSHHGNDAAKLAKIKKINTFHMEQFAYMIGKMRAVKEPNGSCLLDNVMIVYGSGNGDGNRHNHDDLPVLLVGKGGGTIESGRHVVFPKRTDTPITNLYLALFERMGAPAKSFGDSTGVLKL from the coding sequence ATGAAGAAGTCCATTTCCCGCCGGACCGCGCTGAAGGGACTCGGCACTGCCATTGCCCTGCCCTTCCTCGAATCGCTCGCGGTCGCGGCGCCCGCAGCTAAAGTCACGGCCGGCGCGCCCAAGCGCCTCGCGTTCATCTACGTGCCCAACGGCGTGAACATGGCCGCGTGGACGCCCGCCGCGGAAGGGAAGTTCCAGGAACTGACGGGCATCCTCGAACCGCTCAATGCGTACAAGGAATACGTCAACGTGATGTCCGGCTTGGCCGTGGACAAGGCCCGCGCCAACGGCGACGGCCCCGGCGACCACGCCCGCGCCATGTCCGCGTTCCTCACGGGCCGGCAGGCGCGCAAGACGCACGGCGCCGACATCCGGGCGGGCATGTCCGCCGACCAGCACGTCGCCACCGTGATCGGCGACAAGACACGGTTCCCCTCGCTGGAGCTCGGCATCGAGCGCGGGCAGCAGGCCGGGAACTGCGACAGCGGGTACTCGTGCGCGTACTCCTCCAACCTGTCGTGGCGCGGGGAATCGACGCCCAACGCCAAAGAGTGCGACCCGAAGGCCGTGTTCGATCGGCTCTTTAGTGGCACCGACCCGAAGGAACTCGCCGAGGCCCGCGCCAAGCGCGAGCTTTACAACAAGAGCGTCCTCGACTTCGTGATGGAAGACGCGAAGGGGCTGAACGCGACCCTCGGCGCCGGCGACCAGAAGAAGCTCGACGAGTACCTGTCGAGCGTGCGCGAGGTCGAACAGCAGATCCAGAAGGCGCGCGAAGCGAGCAAGGCGCCGGTGCCGAAGCCGAACATGGCCGCGCCGACCGGCATCCCGAAGGAACTGCAAGACCACATGCGGCTGATGGCGGACCTGATGGTGCTCGCGTTCCAGACGGACCTGACGCGGGTCGCCACCCTGCCCTTCGCCAACGAGGGGAGCAACAAGCCGTACAAGATGATCGACGTGCCCGAGGGCCACCACGACCTCTCGCACCACGGCAACGACGCGGCCAAGCTCGCGAAGATCAAGAAGATCAACACGTTCCACATGGAGCAGTTCGCGTACATGATCGGCAAGATGAGGGCCGTGAAGGAACCGAACGGGAGCTGCCTGCTCGACAACGTGATGATCGTGTACGGTAGCGGCAACGGCGACGGGAACCGGCACAACCACGACGACCTGCCGGTCCTGCTCGTCGGTAAGGGCGGCGGCACGATCGAGTCGGGCCGGCACGTCGTGTTCCCGAAGCGCACCGACACGCCGATCACGAACCTGTACCTCGCGCTCTTCGAGCGGATGGGCGCGCCGGCCAAGTCCTTCGGCGACAGCACCGGCGTGCTGAAGCTCTGA
- a CDS encoding DUF4058 family protein — MPLLDHFRPPVSRVPWRSIHSGWIGHLAERMNALLPPGYIALDQKSFGGGLEIDIGIEEEGDPAPVPATNGGGTAVAAARAVYAPPVATGVAQYEFPHTVEIRVENEGSGQLVGAVELISPGNKDRGEKRELFLAKCLDYLAGGACVVIVDIVTARHANLHNEIVARLGADALAMPEEAYLYAATYRPIIRKKKMNVDVWVNPLRVGEPLPTMPLRVVAGLFVPVELEETYAAACRGRKLVV; from the coding sequence ATGCCGCTACTCGACCACTTCCGCCCGCCCGTGTCCCGCGTCCCGTGGCGCTCGATTCACAGCGGGTGGATCGGCCACCTCGCGGAGCGCATGAACGCACTCCTGCCGCCGGGGTACATCGCGCTCGACCAGAAGAGCTTCGGCGGTGGCCTGGAGATCGACATCGGGATCGAGGAGGAAGGGGACCCGGCGCCCGTGCCCGCGACGAACGGGGGCGGGACCGCGGTCGCCGCGGCGCGGGCGGTCTACGCGCCGCCGGTCGCAACCGGAGTCGCTCAGTACGAGTTCCCGCACACGGTCGAGATTCGGGTCGAGAACGAAGGCTCCGGACAACTGGTCGGCGCCGTCGAACTGATCAGCCCCGGCAATAAGGATCGCGGCGAGAAGCGCGAGCTGTTTCTCGCCAAGTGCCTCGACTACCTCGCCGGCGGTGCGTGCGTGGTGATCGTGGACATCGTCACCGCGCGGCACGCGAACCTGCACAACGAGATCGTCGCGCGGCTCGGTGCCGACGCGCTGGCCATGCCCGAAGAGGCATACCTGTACGCCGCGACTTACCGCCCGATCATCCGAAAAAAGAAGATGAATGTCGACGTGTGGGTGAACCCGTTGCGGGTCGGGGAACCGTTACCCACGATGCCGCTGCGCGTGGTCGCGGGCCTCTTCGTGCCGGTCGAACTCGAAGAGACCTACGCCGCCGCCTGCCGCGGCCGGAAGCTGGTCGTATGA
- a CDS encoding magnesium chelatase gives MTGTRPTSLKELRASGWQSKSVKHELRDNYLAALPSGEPLFPGIVGYDDTVVPEISIAVLAGHDMLFLGEKGQAKSRLMRALVRFLDEYVPYLDLPGCPIHEDPFNPITRAAKEYVANTPEDQVRIAWWHRKDRYAERLAPGTKFADVIGEIDPAKLAAGTSMSAEDALHFGLIPRMHRAIFAMNEIPELDELIQVGLFNILEERDVQIRGYPIQFDLDVLILFSANPATFNRSGKVIPQLKDRIGSLIQTHYPRERALGIEIMEQEAKPDAGGAAPVFVPYFMKEIIEQISVSARKSKYVDQSSGVSARFSIANYRTMVASAQHRGVRLGEAPAVPRISDLGHLPTSSLGKLELDLMGSHQMGEKQVLEAIIADAIRTVFEEYVEAHGLEEIADVFSKGVKIEVGDMLPSAEYAKRLKRVPKAWEKAFEVNAGASDAVRASCVEFVLAGLYASDRISRATRHGRMTYET, from the coding sequence ATGACCGGTACCCGACCCACTTCGCTCAAAGAACTCCGCGCCAGCGGCTGGCAATCCAAGTCCGTCAAACACGAACTCCGCGACAACTACCTCGCGGCCCTCCCGAGCGGCGAACCGCTGTTCCCCGGGATCGTCGGCTACGATGACACGGTGGTCCCCGAAATCAGCATCGCGGTGCTCGCGGGGCACGACATGCTGTTCTTGGGCGAGAAGGGGCAAGCGAAGAGCCGCCTCATGCGCGCGCTCGTGCGGTTCCTCGACGAGTACGTTCCGTACCTCGATCTCCCGGGCTGCCCGATCCACGAAGACCCGTTCAATCCCATCACCCGGGCCGCAAAGGAGTACGTCGCGAACACGCCCGAAGACCAGGTCCGCATCGCGTGGTGGCACCGGAAGGACCGCTACGCGGAGCGCCTCGCCCCGGGCACCAAGTTCGCGGACGTAATCGGCGAGATCGACCCCGCGAAGCTCGCGGCCGGCACCAGCATGTCCGCAGAAGACGCGCTGCACTTCGGGCTCATCCCGCGCATGCACCGCGCGATCTTCGCGATGAACGAGATCCCGGAGTTGGACGAACTCATTCAGGTCGGGTTGTTCAACATCCTCGAAGAGCGCGACGTGCAAATCCGCGGGTACCCGATCCAGTTCGACCTCGACGTGCTGATCCTCTTCAGCGCGAACCCGGCCACGTTCAACCGGTCGGGTAAGGTGATCCCGCAACTCAAGGACCGCATCGGGTCGCTGATTCAGACGCACTACCCGCGCGAGCGCGCGCTGGGCATCGAGATCATGGAGCAGGAAGCGAAACCGGACGCGGGCGGGGCGGCCCCGGTGTTCGTGCCGTACTTCATGAAGGAAATCATCGAGCAGATCAGCGTGAGCGCGCGGAAGAGCAAGTACGTGGACCAGTCGAGCGGCGTGAGCGCGCGGTTCAGCATCGCGAACTACCGGACGATGGTCGCGAGCGCGCAACACCGGGGCGTGCGCCTGGGCGAAGCGCCCGCCGTTCCGCGCATCAGCGACCTGGGCCACCTCCCCACGTCGTCGCTCGGCAAGCTCGAACTCGACCTGATGGGTTCGCACCAGATGGGCGAGAAGCAGGTACTGGAAGCGATCATCGCGGACGCGATCCGCACGGTGTTCGAGGAATACGTTGAGGCGCACGGTCTGGAGGAGATCGCCGACGTGTTCTCGAAGGGCGTGAAGATCGAGGTCGGCGACATGCTGCCGAGCGCGGAGTACGCGAAGCGCCTGAAGCGCGTGCCGAAAGCCTGGGAAAAGGCGTTCGAGGTGAACGCGGGCGCGAGCGACGCGGTGCGCGCCAGTTGCGTGGAGTTCGTGTTGGCCGGGCTGTATGCTAGTGACAGAATCAGCCGCGCCACCCGCCACGGCCGCATGACCTACGAAACGTGA
- a CDS encoding nucleotidyltransferase family protein has translation MEAVVPYEQRLKRDFAWALREGSMHFEDGSAVQQTLRRITQRLDELEIPYAVVGGLALFFHGYRRFTEDVDILVTKDDLKAIHEHLEGRGYLPPFEKSKHLRDTVTGVKVEFLTTGDYPGDGKPKPVTFPNPAEVRVEGAGIWFLSLPALVELKLASGLTNPLRGKDIVDVQELITELNLGDELAFQLNEFVRGEYLRLVKLVRDNPKPAE, from the coding sequence ATGGAAGCCGTCGTCCCCTACGAACAGCGGTTGAAGCGCGACTTCGCCTGGGCGCTTCGGGAGGGCAGTATGCACTTCGAGGACGGGAGCGCGGTCCAACAAACGCTCCGGCGCATCACCCAGCGCCTGGACGAACTGGAGATCCCCTACGCCGTCGTCGGCGGGCTGGCGCTGTTCTTCCACGGCTACCGACGGTTCACCGAAGACGTTGACATCCTCGTGACGAAAGACGACCTCAAGGCCATCCACGAACACCTCGAAGGACGGGGGTACTTACCGCCGTTTGAAAAAAGCAAGCACCTCCGCGACACGGTCACGGGGGTGAAAGTGGAGTTTCTGACGACGGGAGATTACCCCGGCGACGGGAAACCGAAGCCGGTCACGTTCCCGAACCCCGCCGAGGTGCGCGTCGAGGGCGCGGGCATCTGGTTCCTGTCGCTCCCCGCGCTGGTGGAACTCAAACTCGCGTCCGGGCTCACGAACCCGCTTCGCGGCAAAGACATTGTGGACGTGCAAGAACTGATTACCGAGTTAAACCTCGGCGACGAACTGGCTTTCCAGCTCAACGAATTCGTGCGGGGAGAGTATCTGCGTTTAGTGAAACTCGTTCGCGACAATCCGAAGCCGGCCGAGTGA
- a CDS encoding DUF1559 domain-containing protein, whose translation MTRFIRRQRPAFTLIELLVVIAIIAILIGLLLPAVQKVREAAARLKCQNNLKQIGLALHNYESSTGHFPPNGVYPVGATAPDSYSALARILPYVEQANLYQLVDLSAAANAQTAVTSQRIPIYLCPSEVNDRAKPGSTPTAITRYPLNYAANVGSWLVWNPTTGQGGDGAVTLTSNPNGGTRISDFTDGTSNTVGFGEVKAYGAYLLGGAPTVAPPSDPAGQLALGGALKTDATHTGWTEGQTFHNGVTFVQTPNTVVTFSSAGTNYTVDYVSSRDGSSATAPSYAAMTARSYHTNLVNVVLMDGSVRSVASSVSLLAWRAAGTRNGGEVIGLN comes from the coding sequence GTGACCCGTTTCATCCGTCGCCAGCGACCCGCGTTCACGCTGATCGAGTTACTGGTGGTGATCGCCATCATCGCGATCCTCATCGGCCTTCTGCTCCCCGCCGTGCAAAAGGTGCGAGAAGCCGCCGCGCGGCTCAAGTGCCAGAACAATCTGAAGCAAATCGGTCTGGCACTCCACAACTACGAGAGCTCGACCGGACACTTCCCGCCCAACGGCGTCTACCCGGTCGGCGCAACGGCCCCGGACTCGTACTCCGCCCTCGCCCGGATCTTGCCCTACGTCGAGCAGGCCAACTTGTATCAGTTGGTCGATCTGAGCGCCGCGGCCAACGCACAGACCGCGGTCACGTCGCAGCGGATTCCGATCTACCTGTGCCCGAGTGAGGTCAACGACAGAGCCAAACCGGGCTCCACCCCCACGGCCATCACGCGCTACCCGTTGAACTACGCGGCCAACGTCGGGTCGTGGTTGGTGTGGAACCCGACCACCGGACAGGGCGGCGATGGGGCCGTCACGCTCACCAGTAACCCCAACGGCGGGACGCGGATCAGCGACTTCACGGACGGCACGAGCAACACGGTCGGGTTCGGCGAGGTGAAAGCATACGGGGCGTACCTGCTCGGCGGGGCACCGACGGTCGCGCCCCCGAGCGACCCGGCCGGACAACTCGCGCTGGGCGGAGCACTCAAAACTGATGCGACCCACACCGGTTGGACCGAGGGGCAGACGTTCCACAACGGGGTGACGTTCGTCCAAACGCCCAACACGGTGGTGACGTTCTCGAGCGCCGGGACGAACTACACCGTGGATTACGTGTCGAGCCGGGACGGGTCGTCCGCGACCGCGCCGTCTTACGCGGCGATGACCGCCCGCAGCTACCACACGAACCTGGTCAACGTGGTGCTGATGGACGGGTCGGTGCGGTCGGTAGCTTCGTCTGTTTCGCTACTCGCCTGGCGCGCGGCCGGAACGCGGAACGGCGGGGAAGTCATCGGGTTGAATTAG
- a CDS encoding DUF1579 family protein, whose protein sequence is MTRFVLLAGFAMVVFGGLAGSSQPPKGDDKKDPQAKFEPRSKPGEGQKFLEKFVGDWDVVKTFHPRTGDPVRGTGTCRQTMIHAGRFLQSEFTFGTGAEKTTGTGLIGFEPETGAFTSSWVDSRQTRMSFRQSGEKFDGKKIVLVGKALGEAARDARRSQTVTTLEEDGKTIVHRQHAIDAEGKERLVMELVLTRRPDSPKPNK, encoded by the coding sequence GTGACTCGTTTCGTGCTCCTGGCCGGGTTCGCGATGGTCGTTTTTGGGGGACTCGCGGGTTCGTCGCAGCCGCCCAAGGGCGACGACAAGAAAGATCCGCAGGCCAAGTTCGAGCCGCGCTCCAAACCCGGTGAGGGCCAGAAGTTTCTGGAGAAGTTCGTGGGCGATTGGGACGTGGTGAAGACGTTCCACCCGCGCACGGGCGACCCGGTTCGGGGTACGGGGACGTGCCGGCAAACGATGATCCACGCCGGCCGGTTCCTCCAGTCCGAGTTCACCTTCGGAACCGGTGCCGAGAAGACGACCGGGACCGGACTGATCGGGTTCGAGCCGGAAACCGGTGCGTTCACGAGTTCGTGGGTCGATTCGCGGCAGACGCGGATGTCGTTCCGGCAGAGCGGGGAGAAGTTCGACGGCAAGAAGATCGTGCTGGTCGGCAAGGCACTCGGTGAGGCCGCGAGGGACGCGCGGCGCTCGCAGACGGTGACCACGCTGGAGGAGGACGGCAAGACGATCGTCCACCGCCAGCACGCGATCGACGCAGAAGGCAAGGAGCGGCTGGTGATGGAACTCGTGCTGACCAGGCGCCCCGATTCGCCCAAACCTAACAAGTGA
- a CDS encoding response regulator, producing the protein MPASLITAVPSVTYAATVLVVEDDPGIAELERSRLEEAGYSVVLAATADEALVEVGKGAIDLVLLDYRLPGGTDGLDFYARVKAAGYDLPVILVTGFSNEATVIQALRVGVRDFVTKSLEYLDYLPEAVARILRQVGTERRLAESEARLTGIIESAKDAVIVVEENRRISLFNPAAERMFGCPAPRAMGRPLTDFIPNELVAPDEGENGAEGGTGSLSSRIRSGTRGRRASGAEFPLEATVSRGEASGRRFHTVVVRDVTERNRSEEALRRSEALLRQAESMAHVAGWTYDARDGAYVSSEEGSRICECAPGPHAGEELARRVHPDDRPRVDGALHRALAGVPFEIEHRLVVGERTKWVNVRGEPALDADGRIAGIIGVTQDVTERKRLEEHFRQAQKMEAFGQLAGGVAHDFNNLLTVINGYSDLLLGTVSAADRPSLDAIRDAGERAAGLTAQLLAFSRRAVLEPKVLDPNTVVDETGRLLRRLIGEDISLVTSLDPAVSRVRADPGQVGQVLINLAVNARDAMPRGGQLTIETRDVELDEEYARVHTGVLPGRYVLTAVADTGTGMSGAVKERIFEPFFTTKEVGKGTGLGLATTYGIIKQSGGHIEVYSEIGVGTTFKVYLPVVDGGSASTSSDSVVVRGGTESVLLVEDQVNVRTFALLALQTYGYAVTPATDGRDALYLVGAGAPVDLLVTDVVMPGMSGRELAEVLRHRYPGLKVLFTSGYTDDAVVRHGVLEADAAFLQKPYTPMALARKVREVLDRNS; encoded by the coding sequence ATGCCTGCATCCCTCATAACCGCCGTTCCGTCCGTCACTTACGCCGCCACCGTCCTGGTCGTCGAGGACGACCCGGGGATCGCCGAACTCGAGCGGAGCCGGCTCGAAGAGGCGGGGTACAGTGTGGTCCTCGCCGCGACCGCGGACGAGGCGCTGGTGGAAGTCGGGAAGGGGGCGATCGACCTCGTCCTGCTCGACTACCGGCTCCCCGGCGGGACGGACGGGCTCGATTTTTACGCCCGCGTGAAGGCCGCCGGGTACGACCTGCCGGTGATCCTGGTGACCGGGTTCAGTAACGAGGCGACCGTGATCCAGGCCCTGCGGGTCGGGGTCCGGGACTTCGTCACCAAGTCGCTGGAGTATTTGGACTACCTCCCGGAAGCGGTCGCCCGGATCCTGCGGCAGGTCGGGACCGAGCGCCGGCTGGCCGAGTCCGAGGCCCGGTTGACGGGGATCATCGAGTCCGCGAAGGACGCGGTGATCGTGGTCGAGGAGAATCGGCGCATCAGCCTGTTCAACCCGGCCGCGGAGCGCATGTTCGGGTGCCCGGCCCCGCGCGCGATGGGGCGGCCCCTCACCGACTTCATCCCGAACGAACTAGTCGCCCCGGACGAGGGGGAGAACGGGGCCGAGGGCGGGACCGGTTCGCTGTCGAGCCGGATCCGGTCGGGGACCCGCGGGCGGAGGGCGAGCGGCGCGGAGTTCCCGCTGGAGGCGACCGTTTCGCGGGGCGAGGCGAGCGGGCGCCGGTTCCACACCGTGGTGGTGCGGGACGTCACCGAGCGGAACCGGTCCGAGGAGGCCCTGCGCCGGAGCGAGGCGCTGTTGCGCCAGGCCGAGAGCATGGCCCACGTCGCGGGCTGGACCTACGACGCGCGCGACGGCGCGTACGTCAGCTCGGAAGAGGGGAGCCGGATCTGCGAGTGCGCCCCCGGTCCGCACGCCGGCGAGGAACTGGCCCGCCGGGTCCACCCGGACGACCGCCCGCGCGTCGACGGCGCGCTGCACCGGGCCCTGGCCGGGGTGCCGTTCGAGATCGAGCACCGGCTCGTCGTCGGCGAGCGCACCAAGTGGGTCAACGTCCGCGGCGAACCGGCCCTGGACGCGGACGGGCGCATCGCGGGGATCATCGGCGTGACCCAGGACGTGACCGAGCGCAAGCGGCTCGAAGAACACTTCCGGCAGGCCCAGAAGATGGAAGCGTTCGGGCAGCTCGCCGGCGGCGTGGCCCACGACTTCAACAACCTCCTCACGGTCATCAACGGGTACTCGGACCTGCTCCTCGGTACCGTCTCGGCCGCGGACCGCCCCTCGCTCGACGCGATCCGCGACGCGGGCGAGCGCGCCGCCGGACTGACCGCGCAACTCCTGGCGTTCAGCCGCCGCGCGGTGCTGGAGCCGAAGGTGCTGGACCCGAACACCGTGGTCGACGAAACCGGGCGCCTGCTCCGGCGCCTGATCGGGGAGGACATTTCCCTGGTCACCTCGCTCGACCCCGCGGTCAGCCGGGTGCGCGCGGACCCGGGGCAGGTCGGGCAGGTGCTGATTAACCTGGCGGTGAACGCCCGGGACGCGATGCCGCGCGGCGGGCAACTGACCATCGAGACGCGGGACGTCGAGTTGGACGAGGAGTACGCCCGGGTTCACACGGGCGTGCTCCCGGGGCGGTACGTGCTGACCGCGGTCGCCGACACGGGGACCGGAATGAGCGGCGCGGTGAAAGAGCGGATCTTCGAGCCGTTCTTCACGACCAAAGAGGTCGGGAAGGGAACGGGGCTGGGGCTGGCGACGACCTACGGGATCATCAAGCAGAGCGGCGGGCACATCGAGGTGTACAGCGAAATCGGGGTCGGCACCACGTTCAAGGTGTACCTCCCGGTCGTCGACGGGGGGAGCGCGAGCACGAGTTCCGATTCGGTCGTGGTGCGCGGCGGAACGGAATCCGTCCTCCTGGTCGAGGACCAGGTGAACGTGCGGACGTTCGCCCTACTCGCGCTCCAGACCTACGGGTACGCGGTCACGCCCGCGACCGACGGGCGGGACGCGCTTTATCTGGTCGGGGCCGGAGCGCCGGTGGACCTCCTGGTCACCGACGTGGTGATGCCGGGGATGAGCGGTCGGGAGCTGGCCGAAGTGCTCCGGCACCGGTACCCGGGGCTCAAGGTTCTGTTCACGAGCGGCTACACGGACGACGCCGTGGTGCGGCACGGCGTTCTGGAAGCGGACGCCGCGTTCCTCCAGAAGCCGTACACCCCAATGGCCCTCGCGCGCAAGGTGCGCGAAGTGTTGGATCGGAATTCGTAG
- a CDS encoding response regulator encodes MADRGLVILLAEDDEGHAYLVQQNLLDAGLANRIVHVKDGQEALDYVRCEGAYHERTPNGPLLLLLDINMPRVDGVEVLRQIKADPKTTEFPVIMLTTTDDPREVKRCYELGCSSYVTKPVEYDRFVEAVRRLGLFLAIVKVPREDDRV; translated from the coding sequence ATGGCCGATCGCGGACTGGTCATTCTTCTGGCCGAGGACGACGAGGGGCACGCCTATTTGGTGCAGCAGAACCTCCTGGACGCCGGGCTCGCCAACCGGATCGTCCACGTGAAGGACGGGCAGGAGGCCCTCGACTACGTCCGGTGCGAGGGGGCGTACCACGAGCGCACCCCGAACGGGCCGCTGCTGCTGCTCCTGGACATCAACATGCCCCGCGTGGACGGGGTCGAGGTGCTCCGCCAGATCAAGGCGGACCCGAAAACGACCGAGTTCCCGGTCATCATGCTGACCACCACCGACGACCCGCGCGAGGTCAAGCGGTGCTACGAACTGGGCTGCTCCAGTTACGTCACCAAGCCGGTGGAGTACGACCGGTTCGTCGAGGCGGTTCGGCGCCTCGGGCTGTTTCTGGCGATCGTAAAAGTGCCCCGAGAAGATGACCGGGTGTAG